A stretch of Cicer arietinum cultivar CDC Frontier isolate Library 1 chromosome 5, Cicar.CDCFrontier_v2.0, whole genome shotgun sequence DNA encodes these proteins:
- the LOC105852198 gene encoding 3-oxo-Delta(4,5)-steroid 5-beta-reductase-like — translation MSWWWSGAIGAAKKKLEEDEAPRIYHSVGLIVGVTGIVGNSLAEILPLPDTPGGRWKVYGVARRPRPSWNADHPIEYIQCDITDPNETQSKLSVLTDVTHIFYVSWTKRPTEAENCEVNGAMLRNVLRAVIPNAPNLRHVSLQTGGKHYVGPFDLIGKVNSHEPPFTEDLPRLDAPNFYYTQEDILFEETGKKEGLKWSIHRPEVIFGFSPYSSMNIIGSLCVYAAICKHEGVPLRFPGTKEVWEDYYVVSDADLIAEQHIWAAVDPYAKNEAFNCSNGDVFRWKQLWKVLAEQFGIEEYGYEEGPRLKLSELMKDKGPVWDEIVKLNKLEATNIDEVGNWWFADFTFGGIRIVDSMNKAKEHGFFGFRNTKNSLITWIDRTRAFKIVP, via the exons ATGAGCTGGTGGTGGTCCGGAGCAATTGGCGCTGCCAAG AAGAAattggaagaagatgaagcacCGCGAATCTACCACAGCGTCGGATTAATAGTCGGCGTCACAGGTATCGTCGGCAACAGCCTCGCCGAAATTCTACCTCTCCCCGACACACCAGGCGGCCGATGGAAAGTCTACGGCGTCGCACGGCGACCGCGACCTTCCTGGAACGCCGATCACCCCATCGAATACATCCAATGCGACATCACAGATCCAAACGAAACCCAATCCAAACTCTCCGTTCTCACTGACGTCACACACATTTTCTACGTCTCTTGGACCAAACGTCCCACCGAAGCAGAAAACTGCGAAGTTAACGGCGCAATGTTACGGAACGTCCTCCGCGCCGTTATCCCAAACGCTCCGAATCTCCGCCACGTTTCGCTTCAAACAGGAGGCAAGCACTATGTAGGACCGTTCGATTTGATTGGCAAGGTTAATAGCCACGAGCCGCCGTTCACGGAAGATCTACCGCGTTTGGATGCACCGAATTTCTATTACACACAGGAAGATATTTTGTTCGAAGAAACTGGAAAAAAAGAGGGTTTGAAATGGTCTATTCACAGACCCGAAGTTATCTTTGGATTTTCACCTTATAGTTCGATGAATATTATTGGATCTCTTTGTGTTTACGCTGCAATTTGCAAGCACGAAGGTGTTCCGTTGAGATTTCCTGGTACAAAGGAAGTGTGGGAGGATTATTATGTTGTTTCTGATGCTGATTTGATTGCGGAGCAACATATTTGGGCTGCGGTGGATCCTTATGCGAAGAATGAAGCTTTTAATTGTAGCAATGGTGATGTTTTTAGGTGGAAGCAATTGTGGAAGGTTTTGGCGGAACAGTTTGGGATTGAAGAGTATGGATATGAGGAGGGTCCTCGTTTGAAGTTGTCTGAATTGATGAAGGATAAAGGTCCTGTTTGGGATGAGATTGTGAAATTGAATAAGCTGGAAGCTACCAACATTGATGAGGTTGGTAATTGGTGGTTTGCGGATTTTACGTTTGGTGGGATACGTATTGTTGATAGTATGAATAAGGCGAAAGAGCATGGTTTTTTCGGATTTAGGAACACTAAAAATTCTCTTATTACTTGGATAGATAGGACCAGGGCTTTTAAGATTGTTCCTTGA